The genomic interval AACCTCTTGTCGCCACAGTATTTTCTTTTTCAAGCGTTTAAAATCTTTAATTCCATATGACATACGTTTGGCCACTTTAATCGTGTTGTTTACACCTTCAATATATCCGTTATTGAACGGGTACATAAAGGACTGTAGAATTTCCTGCCTCCAGCGTTTAAATGTCTTCATGACTTTGTGAAATGCTTCAATATTAGAGGCTTTCATAGCCGATAAACATTCTTCAAATCCTTGGGTCGCTGTGATTTTATCACTTTCTTTAAACCATTGATCGAGCTTGTTTTTTAGTTCATATGCTTCTTTTAATCGGGGATGAATCTGTAGTAATTGATTTACTTTTTCCTTTTGTTCATCAGTTAATTTATATTGGGATTTCCACAATAATTTTTTGCTTCGCTTCATTCGGATTCGTTCATTCTTTTCAAGGTCATGTTGCACTTCTCGCCGCACACTATCCAGCGCCCAATAGACTTGTCGCATAAAGTGAAAACGATCAGCGATGATTAACGGATCACCTAAGGCTTTCTGTACTGCTTGTTTGAAGGATCTGGATAAATCCATGACTACGATTTCAACATTACTGGTGTCACAAGATTTTAAATATCTTTTAATGGTATCTACCTTTCTGTCAGGTAATACATCAATAATCTCTTTATGTTCGATATCAGCTATAACGGTTTGGAATCTTTCCCCACCAGCATCCCCTTTAAATTCATCAATGGCGATTGCACGGGGCAGCACCTTCTTGGTTTTTATGTCCCTGCGATCGAATATACGCAATAACCTGTTAGAACTCATGCCTGTTAATTGTGCAGCAGTCGTGAATGAACCCACACCTGTGTACGTTAATGCAGTTGTTTGAACCGAGCTTGTGCAACGTTGATACCGGTCCACCATTTGAAGTTTTTCATAAAAGGTATGCCGGCAATTCACACACAAATACCGCCTCTTTCTCAAAGAGATTTTCACTGGCTTATTTGATACGATTGGCCCCTGAATCTGCTGATTACGGTAACTATGGACACGCTTAGTTTTTTCCTTACAGAATGGGCACTTCTGCGTTTTCACTTTCGTATAAAGCTCTACATAAAACTTATCTGGTTCACTAGTCATATCCCAAACATCTACATGCTTATCTTTAATCCCCAGCATTTCTATGATAAAATGATTTTGCACTCTTTCCCTCTCCTTTGACCTTTTGTGTGGACAACTCTAGGTTAACAAAAGAGAGGGGATTGAGTGTATTTTTTTGTCTTCATTTGAAGTATTGATAATACTGGAGACACCACCACATTTAGTATAGAGCCTGTTCCTAACGGGATTACATTCCATCCGGCGATTATTGCTCAAGTAAAAAGTAATACTAATCGTCCGGTACAATATTATAAACCAAAAAAGCCAATGTACGAATATATTCGTACATTGGCTTTTCTTTTGCCTGGCAGCGTCCTACGCTCGCAGGGGCAAGGCCCCAACTACCATCGGCGCTGGAGAGCTTAACTGCTGTGTTCGGCATGGGAACAGGTGTGTCCTCTCCGCTATCGCCACCAGACCTTAAAGTTATGAATGGTTTTTTGAAAAAATCAAGGGGTAATTTACACCCTAAAAACTAAATAAGAGTGTGATTCAACGACTGTAGTAGTAGTTAAGTCCTCGATCGATTAGTATCCGTCAGCTCCACGTGTCACCACGCTTCCACCTCGGACCTATCAACCTCATCGTCTCTGAGGGATCTTACTCACTCGAAGTGATGGGAAGTTTCATCTTGAGGGGGGCTTCATGCTTAGATGCTTTCAGCACTTATCCTTACCACACGTAGCTACCCAGCTGTGCTCCTGGCGGAACAACTGGTACACCAGCGGTGTGTCCATCCCGGTCCTCTCGTACTAAGGACAGCTCCTCTCAAACTTCCAGCGCCCACGACGGATAGGGACCGAACTGTCTCACGACGTTCTGAACCCAGCTCGCGTACCGCTTTAATGGGCGAACAGCCCAACCCTTGGGACCGACTACAGCCCCAGGATGCGATGAGCCGACATCGAGGTGCCAAACCTCCCCGTCGATGTGAACTCTTGGGGGAGATAAGCCTGTTATCCCCGGGGTAGCTTTTATCCGTTGAGCGATGGCCCTTCCATGCGGAACCACCGGATCACTAAGCCCGACTTTCGTCCCTGCTCGACTTGTAGGTCTCGCAGTCAAGCTCCCTTGTGCCTTTACACGCCATGAATGATTTCCAACCATTCTGAGGGAACCTTTGGGCGCCTCCGTTACTTTTTGGGAGGCGACCGCCCCAGTCAAACTGCCTGCCTGAAACTGTCTCCGGGCCGGATAACGGCCCTGGGTTAGAATGTTCGTACAGCCAGGGTGGTATCCCACGGGTGCCTCCGCGTAAGCTAGCGCTCACGCTTCGACGGCTCCCACCTATCCTGTACAAGCTGTACCAACATTCAATATCAAGGTGCAGTAAAGCTCCACGGGGTCTTTCCGTCCTGTCGCGGGTAATGCGCATCTTCACGCATAGTATAATTTCACCGGGTCTCTCGTTGAGACAGTGCCCAAGTCGTTGCACCTTTCGTGCGGGTCGGAACTTACCCGACAAGGAATTTCGCTACCTTAGGACCGTTATAGTTACGGCCGCCGTTTACTGGGGCTTCGGTTCAACGCTTCGCCCGAAGGCTAACGCATCCCCTTAACCTTCCAGCACCGGGCAGGTGTCAGCCCCTATACTTCGCCTTTCGGCTTCGCAGAGACCTGTGTTTTTGGTAAACAGTCGCTTGGGCCTATTCACTGCGGCTCAGACTCAGCCTGAGCACCCCTTCTCCCTAGGTTACGGGGTCATTTTGCCGAGTTCCTTAACGAGAGTTCTCCCGATCACCTTCGGATATTCTCCGCGCCTACCTGTGTCGGTTTGCGGTACGGGCACCTGTGAACTCACTAGAGGCTTTTCTTGGCAGTGTGGAATCTGGAACTTCGGTCACAATTGACCTCCCCATCACAGCTTGGAATTATTGGACGGATTTGCCTGCCCAACTTCCTCACTGCTTGGACGCACACTTCCAATGGTGCGCTTTCCATATCCTGCTGCGTCCCCCCCATCGTTCAAACGCTCACGAGGTGGTACAGGAATATCTGCCTGTTATCCATCGCCTACGCCTTTCGGCCTCGGCTTAGGTCCCGACTAACCCTGAGCGGACGAGCCTTCCTCAGGAATCCTTAGGCATTCGGTGAAAGAGATTCTCACTCTTTTTTCGCTACTCATACCGGCATTCTCACTTCCAGGCGCTCCACCAGTCCTCACGGTCTGACTTCACAGCACCTGGAACGCTCTCCTACCATTGTTCGTAAGAACAATCCGCAGCTTCGGTGATACGTTTAGCCCCGGTACATTTTCGGCGCAGCGTCACTCGACCAGTGAGCTATTACGCACTCTTTAAATGATGGCTGCTTCTAAGCCAACATACTGGTTGTCTGGGCAACGCCACATCCTTTTCCACTTAACGTATACTTAGGGACCTTAGCTGGCGGTCCGGGCTGTTTCCCTTTCGACTATGAACCTTATCACCCATAGTCTGACTCCCAAGGTTTCACGTTGCTGGCATTCGGAGTTTGACTGAATTCGGTAACCCGATAAGGGCCCCTCGTCCAATCAGTGCTCTACCTCCAGAACGTATACCTTGAGGCTAGCCCTAAAGCTATTTCGGAGAGAACCAGCTATCTCCGTGTTCGATTGGCATTTCACCCCTACCCACACCTCATCCCCGCATTTTTCAACATACGTGGGTTCGGGCCTCCTGTCAGTGTTACCTGACCTTCACCCTGGACATGGGTAGATCACACGGTTTCGGGTCTGCGCCCGTATACTTCATCGCCCTGTTCAGACTCGCTTTCGCTGCGGCTCCGTGTCTTCCACTTAACCTTGCATACGAACGCAACTCGCCGGTCCATTCTACAAAAGGTACGCCGTCACCCATAAATGGGCTCCGACTACTTGTAGGCACACGGTTTCAGGTTCTATTTCACTCCCCTTCCGGGGTGCTTTTCACCTTTCCCTCACGGTACTGGTTCACTATCGGTCACTGGGTAGTATTTAGCCTTGGGAGATGGTCCTCCCGGATTCCGACGGAATTTCTCGTGTTCCGCCGTACTCAGGATCCACTCCGGAGGAAACTGCCTTTGGACTACAGGGCTCTTACCTTCTTTGGCCGGCCATTCCAGGCCATTTCGTCTAAGCAGTTTCTTGATAACTCCAATGGAGTGTCCTACAACCCCGAAAAGCAAGCTTTTCGGTTTGGGCTGATTCCGTTTCGCTCGCCGCTACTCAGGAAATCGCGTTTGCTTTCTCTTCCTCCGGGTACTGAGATGTTTCAGTTCCCCGGGTTTGCCTTGCGTATCCTATGTATTTAGATACGCATACTATCCCATTACGGACAGCGGGTTCCCCCATTCGGAAATCCCCGGATCACAGTTTGCTTACAACTCCCCGAGGCATATCGGTGTTAGTCCCGTCCTTCATCGGCTCCCAGTGCCAAGGCATTCACCGTGCGCCCTTGATCACTTAACTATTAATCCAGCTTCAGCTCCTAGCGGCTCGCGTCATAAGCAATGGGCACTCCAAGCACAAAAAGTCATGTGCTTTACGGCCCCTTGCTTATGCGTATCGCCGCTAAACAGTCGCTTACGCTTTTTATTTGATGTCGTTGAATACTTTACTCTTATTTAGTTTTCAAGGTGCAAATAACGCCACCATATATGGTGGGCTACAATGAGGGTTCACTCCCTCAAAACTGAACCAAACAACCGAGTATGACTTTTATAATTTAACTTCAATGCCTACCGATAGTATATCGATGACAAGAAGCTTCCGTTTATATATTCCTTAGAAAGGAGGTGATCCAGCCGCACCTTCCGATACGGCTACCTTGTTACGACTTCACCCCAATCATTGGCCCCACCTTCGGCGGCTGGCTCCAAATGGTTACCTCACCGACTTCGGGTGTTGCCAACTCTCGTGGTGTGACGGGCGGTGTGTACAAGGCCCGGGAACGTATTCACCGCGGCATGCTGATCCGCGATTACTAGCGATTCCGGCTTCATACAGGCGAGTTGCAGCCTGCAATCCGAACTGAGAATGGTTTTATGGGATTTGCTTCACCTCACGGATTCGCTTCCCTTTGTTCCATCCATTGTAGCACGTGTGTAGCCCAGGTCATAAGGGGCATGATGATTTGACGTCATCCCCGCCTTCCTCCGGTTTGTCACCGGCAGTCACCTTAGAGTGCCCAACTGAATGCTGGCAACTAAGATTAAGGGTTGCGCTCGTTACGGGACTTAACCCAACATCTCACGACACGAGCTGACGACAACCATGCACCACCTGTCACTCTGTCCCCGAAGGGAACACGGTATCTCTACCGCTGTCAGAGGATGTCAAGACCTGGTAAGGTTCTTCGCGTTGCTTCGAATTAAACCACATGCTCCACCGCTTGTGCGGGCCCCCGTCAATTCTTTTGAGTTTCAGCCTTGCGGCCGTACTCCCCAGGCGGAGTGCTTAATGCGTTAACTTCAGCACAAAGGGGCGGAAACCCCCTAACACCTAGCACTCAACGTTTACGGCGTGGACTACCAGGGTATCTAATCCTGTTCGCTACCCACGCTTTCGCGCCTCAGCGTCAGTTACAGACCAGAGAGTCGCCTTCGCCACTGGTGTTCCTCCACATCTCTACGCATTTCACCGCTACACGTGGAATTCCACTCTCCTCTTCTGCACTCAAGCCTCCCAGTTTCCAATGACCGCTCACGGTTAAGCCACGAGATTTCACATCAGACTTAAAAGACCGCCTGCGCGCGCTTTACGCCCAATAATTCCGGACAACGCTTGCCCCCTACGTATTACCGCGGCTGCTGGCACGTAGTTAGCCGGGGCTTTCTGGTCAGGTACCGTCAAGGCATCGCCCTATTCGAACAATGCTTGTTCTTCCCTGACAACAGAGTTTTACGATCCGAAGACCTTCATCACTCACGCGGCGTTGCTCCGTCAGACTTTCGTCCATTGCGGAAGATTCCCTACTGCTGCCTCCCGTAGGAGTCTGGGCCGTGTCTCAGTCCCAGTGTGGCCGATCACCCTCTCAGGTCGGCTACGCATCGTCGCCTTGGTGAGCCTTTACCTCACCAACTAACTAATGCGCCGCGGGCCCATCTGTAAGTGGCAGCTAAAAGCCGCCTTTCAGCTTTCTCCCATGCGAGAAAAAGCATCATCCGGTATTAGCTCACGTTTCCGCGAGTTATCCCGATCTTATAGGTAGGTTGCCCACGTGTTACTCACCCGTCCGCCGCTCGTTCCACAGGCGCATGCCCCGAAGGGCAATTGCCTGCTTCCCGCGCTCGACTTGCATGTATTAGGCACGCCGCCAGCGTTCGTCCTGAGCCAAGATCAAACTCTCAAAAAAAGTTTGTGATAAGACTGACACCAATCAGTCTTCATGTCTTAGCTTTAAAATTGATTCAAGGGATTGAAGTCTTCATTAAATGAAATGATTTAAAATCTGACTTCTTACCTTTGACATCTTTTTATCATACTGGCTGTTTTGTTCAGTTTTCAAAGAGCAAACTTTGTCGTTTTTTGTCGTTTCCCAACAACAAATACTATAGTATCATCAATCGTTTCATCCGTCAACAACTTTTTTTCTTTGTTATTAAAAGCAACTGATTAATGATGTGTATTTCTTTGCGCTGTTTTTCAGCAGCAAGAATTATAATACTACCGAAGCACTAAAAAGTCAACGGTATTAAAAAACAAAATTAAAATTAAGTTAGTGGTAAATAAATCCACACTCTCGTAAATGATTTTCAGCAGACTACTACATTCCAGTCCTAATCCAACATCCCACCTTCCATATTGCAAACATTGAATCCACGTTCACCTATAAAGGACACTACCATCATACTTCTGTCGCTAGAATACAACATTACACCATTATCCAGTTTAGAGAGTGGATCTTTTATAACGGTATATGTTTGGCGGTTGTTATCTTGTTATCACTCCCTGTGCCTTCTCATTATTACTAACCAACTTTTCAACTTTTTGGTGTCACATTTTACTAACATAATCCATTTTCACTCCCCTTTTAAGGGTCTGGACAACAAAACATGCTATCTTGTAACACCGATAAAAACTTATAATAAAAGCCACTAAAAGTTTCTCTTTATTCACAACATCAACTTGTATAGCGTGTTACTGTATGGAACAAACTAACATAACGAGATTCTGAGGTGAATGTAATGAAAAAAATTGTCTTTCTGCTTTTGGCTACATTACTATTGCCTGCCACTATGTTTGCAGAAAAAAATAATGAACCATCCCCGCAACAGCTTGCCATATATAAAGAGGATATAACGGGTAACGCAGAAGAAGAAACCATTGAATTAACTGGCTTACCGTTTGCGGACAACACAGGATATTATGTTGATACGTGGGCTTCTTTAGTAGGCAATGACGGAAAAAAACGAGAAATTCAGTTTAGTGGCGGATACAAACCGCAACTTCTATTCCATGATTTAAACCATGATGGCATAAAGGACATTTTATACCAAAGTGTTTCCGAAAAAACGAGCAAACTGCATCATTATCAATTGTATACGTTTGATAACGGGCATCTAAAAAAAATGCCATTTCCTGAACAAAAATTTATCAAAACCATGTTTAAGAATAACTTTACAGTGGAAGTGCAAGTAGCTCCTGATAAGGATCCAGCTATTGTCGACGTTAGTGACCACGCCACTAAGTATGTTCATCAAGGTATTTATGATGAAAATGGAAAGTTACTTGAAAAAACATCTCCAATGATTCAGCCTATTTCAAACGTTAAACCTGTTAAAATCAGTGAACAAAAGGGATATGGGCTAAAAAGTGAGCAGCCAATCAGTGGAGCATATCCGGAAGAACGGCTTGGAACAGTGGAGACACTTTGGTATTTTGAAAAAGGCCAATGGATCATTTTAAAAACCGAATGGATATCAGATGATAAATAATAGCATCAGATATCGGCATCCCTTCACAACCGGACACCTATGAACAAAGGCGCAAGTGTCTGTAGGCTAACGTCGTCACGTCCTGTGACAACGCCAGTATAGTACGTCCTGTACGTCGAATCCGGGCGTGGTTTAACTTTTCCAAAAAAAATTGTATCGCTTCACTTTATATTTTTTATTTAGTAAAAAAGGGTCTCCCCCATTTTGCAGGGAAAGATCCTTTTTTGCTAGAATAAGCACTTTACACGAGTCAAATATCAGTTGGCAACCACATTGACCAGCTTTCCGGGTACAACAATTACTTTGCGAACTGTCTTTCCTTCGAGAAATTCTTGAATCTTTTCATGTTCAAGTGCCTGTTTTTCCAATTCTTCTTTTGATATGTCTTTTGACACGTTCATTTTGGCACGGACTTTGCCCATAACCTGCAACACAACTTCCACTTCATCCTCTACAAGTTTACTTTCGTCATATTGCGGCCACTTTTCATAGCTAATGGTTTCGGTATA from Lentibacillus cibarius carries:
- a CDS encoding ISL3 family transposase, producing the protein MQNHFIIEMLGIKDKHVDVWDMTSEPDKFYVELYTKVKTQKCPFCKEKTKRVHSYRNQQIQGPIVSNKPVKISLRKRRYLCVNCRHTFYEKLQMVDRYQRCTSSVQTTALTYTGVGSFTTAAQLTGMSSNRLLRIFDRRDIKTKKVLPRAIAIDEFKGDAGGERFQTVIADIEHKEIIDVLPDRKVDTIKRYLKSCDTSNVEIVVMDLSRSFKQAVQKALGDPLIIADRFHFMRQVYWALDSVRREVQHDLEKNERIRMKRSKKLLWKSQYKLTDEQKEKVNQLLQIHPRLKEAYELKNKLDQWFKESDKITATQGFEECLSAMKASNIEAFHKVMKTFKRWRQEILQSFMYPFNNGYIEGVNNTIKVAKRMSYGIKDFKRLKKKILWRQEVRRALA